AATTGCTGCTCTGTCCATATTCCCAATCCTTTCAGAGTTTCTCTATATATTACATATGCTTCTTAGCTTCAATTAACATCTCATCAGCTTTTTTCATGTATTCAACTGCTTTTTCTATAAATTTAGAAGTTTCCATTTTATTCATGGCTTTTGATTTTTCAACCCACTCTATAAAGCTTTCTTCATGAGACTTATTATGGTCCACCCAATGCGCCAATAAAATATCCAGCGTTTTTTCGTCTTTACTGCAAGCAATTTCTTCTAAAGGTTCTCCATGTGTATGTTCGTGTGTGTGTTCATGAGTATGATTATGAGTATGCCCGCATTCATGGTCATGGATATGTCCGTGGTCGTGGTCATGATTAAAATCATTATTCATTTTTTTCACTCCTGTTTATTAATATTTTATTATCAAGTAATTTTATCTCTTTGATCGTTCCTTTTATAAGCTTTTCTTCTCCGAATAAATCAGTCAAAAGTATTTCTTCTTCTCCTTTTGGTTTTACCTCAATAACATAATCCATTATTTTTTCTTCACCATCCGGTGTAATTAAATAAGCATTTGCTTCACACATGATACCTTACCTCCTTTCTTTTACAACTTTTCAAACCGTTCCCTAACACTGGGAAACTTATTGATATCAGTATGAGGTAAAAAACAAGCTGATACAAACTCATCCATATAACCGGGCTCTAAACTAAGTTCTACATATGTCATTTGATTTGCGATTTCCTCCAGTTTACGTCTTGCATCTTCACTCATCATAGTCAGATAACATCCCATCAATGAACTGTTTCCTATATAGGCAATCTTGCTTCTATCAATATCCGGAAGCATACCTATCATAATTGAATTTTCAATATTTAAGCTGTTGCCAATACCTCCGGCAATCAAGAGTTTATCTATATTAGTAAAATCCATTCCTAAACTGGTAAGCAATGTTGTTACACCAGAATATATAGCTGCTTTTGCTCTGATAAAATTATCTATATCTACTTCTGTAATGTAAATATCCTTTTCCAAATTATATTCTTCTTTAAATGCCAATACATATTCCCCAATCCCATTTTCATCAAAACGAACCCTGTCTGTATTTAAATCTTTGTTAAGCCTGCCTTTTCTATTAATTACACCTGTCAGCATCATCTCACATATCAAATCGATAATACCCGACCCACAGATTCCGATAGGGTTCCCTTCACCTATAATCTTTAATGTGGGCTTGTATGTCGTTTTATCTATTGTTACCTTTTCTATTGCACCATTTGTTGCTCTCATACCACAGCTAATCTCTCCGCCTTCAAAAGCAGGTCCTGCCGAACAAGCACAGGACATCATATAATCCTTGTTCCCAAATACAATCTCTCCGTTTGTTCCCAGATCGATAAACAGCACATTTTCATCTGATGTCCACAACCCTGATGCCAATACACCCGCTGTAATATCACCTCCAACATAGCTGGCAACCGATGGTGCAAGATATATAAAGGTTTCAGGATTTACTTCAATTCCCAGTTCAGATGCTTTAATAAAAGGTGCTTTTACAAAGGCAGGTATAAATGGCTCCATCCTTAAAAAGTTAGCGTAAACACCAAGAAAAAGATGTGACATTGTCGTATTTCCTGCTGCAACAAGTGATACAACCTCGTCCCTGCTTACTTTTGCATCTTGATACATTTTATATAAAAGCGGGTTTATTGTTTCATTAATAATAGCATGATTTAATTTTTCCATACCATTTATCTTAGTTGAATAAATAATCCTGTTAATTACATCTGCCCCATATTTCATCTGTGCATTACCTGATGAAGCTTCTGCAATCAGTTCCCCGCTGTATAAATCTACAAGGCAAGTAGAAACCGATGTAGTTCCTATATCTATTGCAACTCCAAAGAGCCTGCTGGTTTTATCCCCAATTTCCATATTAATAATAGTAGTTTTACCCATTCCGCGAGGTATATGTGTTATTGTAACTTTATAATCTGCTTCTCTTATTAATTGAGGAATCCTTCTTAATAAAGGTAGTCTGAAATATATTTGTGTATATCCAAGTGTTTTCCTGACATGTCTTTTTAGCCTCTCAACATCAGATATGTTATCATGTTTATTAGGTATACTTAATTCTATATAATCTTTCCTGACATATGTCACAAATTCCATTCCGTAATTAAGTACCTGATCCTTTGCCCTTTTAAGTATCTCTCTTTTTTTAGAACCAACAAGACTTTCAATTTTCATACCGTACATTGCAGAAGAAGATTCTTGAGGGATTCTTATAGTTATATCCTGAATCACCTTTGAACAGCATGCTAAAACGTAACCCTCCTCTATTTCCTCATCTGTAATAGCCTTGCTTGCTTTTGAATTATATACCTTACCTTCTAATACCTTTACTTTACACTTGCCGCAAGTGCCGTTTCCATTGCAAGGACTATCAATAAAAATTCCCGCTTTTCTTATTACTTCCAGTAGGGTTTCACCTTCTAATACATCTATTTCTTTTTCCATTGGCAGAAATCTTACTTTATACACTTTTCTACCTCCTTAAAAGCACCTTTTAAGCTGATATTATTTTAACCTTTTATTAGATTTATTATTTGTTCTTATTATTTTTATGCCAGTGAAACACTGCCCATCAAAGTAAGTGCTCCACTGGCATATTGTAATCAGAAAGCCTTTATATTAATAACTTTACATTAATGGATCCATTGTAAGTGCAGGATGTCCCTTTTCTTCCAAGAATGCAAGAACTCCTTCTGAATCTGTAGCTATTGTTTCATCGCAAATCATGTCTGTGAAATTATCTATACCGTTTACTTCTTTAATGGTTGCATTTAGCCTTTCAGCTACGAAGTCTTTTAAATCCTTAGGCATCCATACTATACGTACAGCACCACCTTCAGCTCTCATGAATTTCTTTGAAGATATGAAAAGACGTCCGTGTCCCATAAAGCCTGGTGTCTGTACACCACCACCGGTCATAGATGCAAGGTCTCCAAATGTCATACCGAGTGGGCAGACGCCGCTGTATTCCCTGTTAACAATGACAACACCGTTTGCTTCAGGCATAATGCCGCAGATACACTCGAAACAGCCGCAGGATGTCATTGGGTCTTGAAGCATACTGTATAATGTAACACTCTGAAGTGCTCCCTGTGAAAGTTTACTTACTGTTTCATTAACCTTCTCATAGATACCAAGATTTTCATCAATTAACCCTTCCTTAGGCACCGGTTGACAAGGTCCCGTAGGATCCAACTCATATGTTGCCTTAGCATCTAACCAGCTTACTGCTCCGCAAAGTCCAAGTCTTTCAGGTGTAACAACGCAAACATGGGCAGGTGCAAAAGATTGGCAAAGAATACAAGAATAGAAGGTATCAACACTTTCATCGGTCATTGAGCTTATTCTGTCATCCCTCTCTTGATATCTTGGCAATGCATATTTTTCCATATATTCCTTACACTTTTCCTCATCTGTAAATATTGTAACCTGACATCTGTCAACAACCTTTGAAAACTCATCCATCATTTTTGCATATACCGCTTCACCTATATGGTTCAATCTAAAGCCCTTTTCATATGCATCCTTACTTATTCTGATCCATGCAAGATTCCTCTGTCCCACGTGCATTACACCTTCTATATAATTCAAGAAGTAGTGAAGCCTTCTTTCAAGTACAGGTTCGAAATCCGAATGCATATTCTTTCCTGCAACTTCAACTAAAAGTCCAAGAGGTAATCTTCCCGGCACCTCAGTAATTGTATCAATATCAGGACCTACTACCGTAATTTTGTGGTCCTCTACATTAGCAAGGTCTGTTGCCATAACCAATTCCCATGCATTCGTCTTGCCGCCGCCAAATTCAGCAAACATATCGCCTTTTCTTATTCTTTCACCCTCAAAAGCAGGCGCAAATGCAACAGGTATAGGAATTTCTGTAATCTTTATCTTTATATTTCTCGCTTCTAAAGAGGTTCTTACAAACTTATCATAATCCTTTTGAGTTATTAATAGTGTAGGAACTTCCGGTACCGTTTGATCTGTTATTACTGGGAATCCAAGTGCAATTGCTCCGGCTCCCGCAGATACTACCAATTCGCTGAGAGGTCCGAAGGCATTTACAAATGCCGGCACCCTTTCCTTTGTGTACTTCAAAAGGTCACCAAGAGCCCCCGGTTTAATACCTCCAAAGATTAAAGCTGCCCTTATAGCAACTGTTACAACATGGATAACAGATGTAACATCATATCCAAGAGGAACAACCCTAAGCTCAAGCCCCATTTTAATCTTTCCTTCTATCGCTTGGTCTATAACCTTTCCGACCAAAAAGGTCATCAAACCCTTTGACTGATAATCCTTTATAACCTTTGTTGCCGTTTCGGCATCAGGACACTCGCCTAACACAACAGCTACCCCGGGTATATCACCTGTTACAAGTGGTACACCAAGTGAACGAATTATTGCATCAGATACAAAGCCTGCACATGGAGCACTGTACGGTGTTTCCATAGTAGCATATTTAACCGCCTCAATTATTTCAGCAGAAACAGCTGTTGCAAGTCCTGCATTTAATGCCTTGTCAAGTATTTCCTCTTCTACAATCAAACTTTTTACGATAGGTAAAACTTCTTCTAATTCTCCAAGGTTTGTTATCTTCTTTCCTGTCGCAGCATAAATAACAGGAAGGGAATAGGCTGTATCCGGAAATGCAACCTTATGGTCTCTGCCCTTTTCCTCAACAGCCTTTTTGACAAGCCCTTCTGCTGCAGAAAGGGCTTGTTTTGAACCTGTAAATATTATTTGAAATAAACTCATTTTAAATCCTCCTTTTTATTATAAATCTAAATACGAATCTGCATATAATACAGCTCCGTTAATTACGTCGCATGTCTTAATTGTCTGCATAAGCCTTAAATCGCATGGGTTCATAATTGCCGAAGTCAAACCTTCTTCTATTGCCATTGCTGCAAATACTGAATCCATAATAGGTCTTATTTCTTTTGGAGCACCATTTGATACGTTGCTTAATCCACATGTGGTTTTTAATCCCATCTCACTTATCATCCTGATGGTTTTTAAAACGCCTTTTTGTTTGTCCTGCATTCCTTTTATTACAAGAAATAATGGGTCAAATAACATATCTGTTGGTTCCAATCCTAATGACAAGCCTCTTTCAAGCATTTCAGTGCAGTATGCCATACTCTCATCGGTATCCTTTGGTATTCCTTCTTTTGCACATAATGCAATAACCATAGCATCATTTGCAGCCGCAAGGTCTATGTTTTCAATTCTTTCACCGGCATCTGCCGAATTTACAATCGGTTTGCCTTTTGACCTGTTGTAAACCTTGATTCCAGCTTCTATAGCCTTTCTATTTGTTGTATCAAGAGCTAATGGAACATTATCAAATTCGCTCTGTAATAGCTGAACCCCCCATGTCATAAGCTCAACACCATTTTTTTCCGCTGGTCCGATATTTAAATCAAGATAATGTGCACCTGCATCCAACTGTTCTTTTGCCCTCTTTAAAATTTGCTCAGGGTTTCTTTCTTCAAATGCCTTTCTTATTGCCGGTGATATACAGTGTATTCTTTCACCTATTATTAAGAATTTTTCCATTATATTACCTCCTTATAAAATTTAGTTTAATATTTTTTATTTTGCATTCTGAGGTATATTGGAAGGAGCTCATTTTGAGCTTCTTCGCCACCTGCAGAATGATAAATAACACATCAAATAACAATTATATGATTAACCTGCTAATTCCCTCAAGAATTTTGGAATTTCCATTGCTTCTAATGTTCCAACGATTATCTCCCAATCCGGAAGGTTCTCCTGCAAGTCTCCTTTTAAAACAGCAACCTTTCCAGGTATTATCAGCTTTCTTGATTTTGTCTTATTTTCGATTCCGCTTTCCTTTATGAATTTAGCTATACTGGATGCGGTAAATTTACCGGCAGCCCATGCAGTCAGAACGGAATATCCACCTGCATCAGGTATTGCCATCCAAACAGGAACTCTTGACCTTTCAACTTCACCGGAAACGATAAAGTATGTTAAAGCAAAATCAACTGTACAAAGTACCGGTGAATTTTCATCTGCGTTATTTATTGGATATATATTTGGTTCAACCCTCATTGGTTTTTGAGGATCTGTGAATATATTCTGTCTTAAAGGATAAAGCGCCAATGCTCTTGCATAGTCTATATCATTTAAGACTATGATTGAACCATATTTCATTGTAAATATTGTGCCTAATGCAACTTCCATATATTTTTCGCCTTTTGCAAGTTCATTTGCAAAGATTACCGAAGGATAACCAAATGTTCTGTCATTTCCTGTAATATTAATCCTTCTTATTTGAATTGCATTTTCAAATACTTCTTTTATAGATGTGGCACCAGGATCTAAAATTAATTCCTTATGACCAAGTTTTTGCACTTCTTCAATTAAAGTATATAATTCTTCAAGATTTGCTGCTTTAAGCCCAAGAGGAATCTTTGTTCCTTTAACAAGTTCCACCATCTCTTTAAAGTTGTCCTTGTTTACTCCATATACAACAGGAACCTCGTCTTTAACCAGTTCCAATGCCTCTTTCATTACCTCCGGTTTTTCACATATAAGCATGTAAGCATTTTTTAAATCACTGTCTTTAACTTTATTAATAATAGAGATGAATTTATCCTTGTCGCTATCAAATTTTATTGCAACAATCTCTATTTTCATTTCTTCGCCTATTCTTACATAATTTACATTCTTTATATGAGCGATTTTTTCATCAATTTCTGCATCTGTCATAGAATCTGAAAGCAGGAGAGCAAATCTATTCCTATTTACAAATGTTTTTTCATGCCTGAATAAAACCGTTTCTCCTCCAAGCTTGTACTCAGCATCACCCTTGCCTATTGTTATTGTCTTCATTATCGGAGCTGTTGCTTCAGCAAGCTTATCCAAAGCCTCCTGAGAAATATACGGACATTTGCCTATTTCAGCACCACCTGCCGCTACCTTCATAGCAAATGCTAAACAGGTTGGAAACCCGCACTCCTTACAATTTTTTTTCGGTAATAGCTTAAATATCTCTAATCCTGATAAAGCCATTTTAAATCCTCCTTATTTAATTACATTTTTAATATCTTTTTTGGTTTAAGCAGTAGATTTTTATCTTTTTATATTTATCTATTTATCTATTCTATATATCTTTTTTGGTTTAAGCAGATAACTCATTTATAAGATTTTTTATAATTTTTACTGATGTCGGATGACGCAGAATAACCGCATCAGAACCTGAAACAAGAACACCAGATGCTGTCGATACCTCCATTGAAATCGCCCTGTCTTCTTGATTGCCCCATTCAGGCACATCACTTTCTGTTGATACTGTTTCCTTTATCTTATATGTTTCAAATGAAACCGGTGTAATAATCGGCATCTGAAGCGTTTTATCATTTTGTCCGAGGGCTGCAAGCCTTATTCTATCCATTGTTGATATTACATACTCATATCCGTATCCAGCCGCCGCTGAGCCTACATTCATAACAATGCTTTCGTTCTGAATGCCCAATTGTGATAGCAAAATATTAAGCTGTTTTGCAAGGTTAATATCAACTGAGGATTCAGCTCCAATCTTATGCTTATATGCCAATACACCTGCTGCTGCAACCGCTTTATAATTGTCCTCAACAGCTGACATTAACAGAATATTTTTCCCTTCTAATTCCTTTGCAACCGCCTCGAATAATTTTCCATCCTTTTCGTGGTTGCCTGTTCCTGCTACAACAAGCGGTAATGTTATTGCATCTGCAACCGCCTTTGCAATCTTTGCACATTCATCAACAGGTTTATCTAAGCCGTTTGGATCTGCTCCTACAAGCCTTAAACAAATAAAATCAGGTGCATATTTATCCTCAATAAATTTTGCCCATGCCGCAGGGTCAGATGCCACATCTTTATATAATTCTTTTAAGGTGTCAATCCAATCTTCAGGATAAATATCCTGTATCTCCATACCTACCTTTGGTGTGTTACCTGTATCACCGTCAAAACTACAAAATGGTAATACCTGTGCCCCACCTAATTTTATCGCCTTTTCACCTGTTCCTAATTCTACTTCGCAAATCTTTCCTGGAAATTTTTGTACTGATTTTTTAAACATGTCTTAATACCTCCTCAATTACTTTTTAAATTCTATTTTTGACAGTATATCTTTAAATGCTTTTTTATATATACTATCCTCGGGTAATTTAACCAATGGTATCGCATTTGAATCGTAATCATATATCATCGGATCCATCGGTAATACCCCTAATAAATTCAGGTTTTGCTTTTCTATTTCTTCTTTTATACCCTCATTGATTTTCCCTTCTGGTGCTTTGTTCACTATCAAATATATTTTATTAACCCTGATCTTCAGCTCATCTGCTAAATCTCTTATGCGACCTACCGTTTGAATTCCTCTTCTGGAACAATCACTTATCAGAAATAATACATCAATATTATCAACTACCTTTCTGCTTAAATGTTCCATACCTGCCTCATTATCAATCACAAGGTATTTATAGTTGGCAGAAAGAGAATCTATTAATGCTTTTAAAATGTCATTTACATAACAGTAACAACCAGGTCCTTGAGAACGACCCATAACCAATAGGTCATAATTATCACCCTCAGAAACCGCAGAATTAAGCCTATATTTAAAATAATCTGCTTTGCTCATTCCACCTGGATATTCATTACCTTTAAGCGCTTTATGAAGCACATCTTCTCTGATATCACCTATTGTCCCTTCAACTTCTATTCCTAATACTTCATTTAAATTGGCGTTGGCATCTGCATCAACTGCAAGGATCGGGCCTTCTCCCTTTTTAACTAAATAGTCAACTAATAATCCAGCAAAGGTTGTTTTGCCGGTGCCGCCTTTTCCTGCAACAGCGATTTTATATCCCATAGTATCTTCTCCTTATATTCATAAAGCTTAACATTAATAATATATTATTTTATAGAATGAACAGATCCGTTGTTTACATCATGCAGTGCTTCCATTATTGCCTCTGAAAGTGTCGGATGGGAATAAATCACATTCCCCATTTCCTGGCATGTCAAGCTTAGATGTACTGCAAGGGTCAGTTCTGCCAGCAAATCTGTGGCATGTGCTCCAAATATCGAAGCACCAATAATCTTATCATCCTTATCAGCAATTACTTTTACAAAACCTTGAGTCTTACCAACTATTTCTGCCTTCGCTTGTTCTGCAAAATTAAATCTGCCAACTTTATATTTTATATTTTTATCTTTTAGCTGCTTCTCTGTAACGCCAACTGCTGCAATCTCAGGTAAAGTAAAGATGCACCTTGGAACTGCTTTATAATTCATTCTCTTGTCTTTATTGAACGCATTTTCTGCTGCAACTATACCTTCCATTAATGCTACATTGGCAAGGGAAATGGTATTATTAACATCTCCAACGGCTAATATCCCTTCAATGTTTGTTTCTAACTTGTCATTGACAACTATTTTTCCTCTTTCAATTGCAACTCCCAGTTCTTCAAGCCTTAGACCATCTATATAGGCTTTCCTGCCAACTGAAAGCAACATTAATTCTGACTTCAGCTTTTTGCCGCTTTCAAGATTTGTATATACCTTACCATCTTTAACTTCGACTGATTTTATTGAATCTCCCAAAATAAGCTGAACCTTATCCCTTTTTAATACAGATTGAAGCTCATTAGCCAGTTCCTCATCCTCAAATGAAGAAATAAGACAATCATGCTTTTCTATGATTTTTACATCTGTTCCAAGCTTGCTAAGTAACTGCCCTATTTCACAGCCTATTGGTCCGCCTCCGGCAACAACCAAGGACTCAGGCAATTTTTTCAGACTGAGCACTTCATCACTAGTTATAACATGTTTGCCGTCATATGGAAACATAGGGGGTACAACAGGTACTGAACCTGTTGCAATTATTATTTTGTCGGCTTCTAATAATTTTTTTCTATCATCCTTCATTATTACTTCTACTGTCTTTTTGCTTAAAAGCTTAGCAGTGCCTCTTATTATTTTAACCCCTCTTGTTTTTAAAATGCATTCAATTCTACTAACTAATTGTTTTAATATACTATCTTTTCTACTAACCATGTAATTGAAATCAAGCTTTATATCTCCCTCAATTTTAACACCAAATTTATCAGCTGTAAATACATTTTCCATTATTTCCAATGGTGCAAGCAAGGCTTTTGAGGATATACTACCTGCATTAATGCAATTCCCCCCAATATTCCCTTTTTCAATTAAAGTAACCTCGGCACCAAGCATCGCTGCTTTTATTGCAGCTACATAACCAGCATAACCTCCGCCAATCACAATTAATTTCATAAAGCCCTCCTTATTATAAGCCAGCTTCATCTAAAATAGCAGGCACATTTTCTTCCGCACCAATTGCCATAATGTGGGCTCCATCACATAGTCCTTCTTCCCTTACGGCTTTTATAAATTCTCCGGCTATCTTTATTCCTTCCTTAACCTTATCCTCTGCTGCTTTTAATCTTTCAATCAATTCATCGGGAACAAATATCCCGGGTACATTATTATTCATATATTTTGCCATACCTGCTGACTTTAACGGCACTATTCCCACCATAAGTTTTGCATCAAGGTTCTTTGTCAATTCCCTGAAATTCCTTAAGGTTTCCATATCATATACCGCCTGTGTCTGGAAAAATCTTGCTCCAGCCTTTATCTTTTTCTTCATTTTTAATACCTGAAGCTCAACAGGATCATATCTTGGTGTAACACAAGCTCCTAAAAAATACTTCGGTGTTCCTGCCAGTTCATTGCCTGACATGTCTTTACCTCCCATTAATGCAGATGCTGCCTGCAGTATTCCGACACTATCAAGGTCATAAACAGGCATTGCACCCGGATGGTCTCCTACTGTTGTATGGTCACCTGTTAATGCCAACACATTTTCAATTCCAAATACTCCGGCAGATAGCAGCTCACCTTGAATTGCAATCCTGTTTCTATCCCTGCCGGTAATTTGAAGTACAGGCTCTAATCCCTGCTCCTGAAGAATCCTACATGTAGCAAGAGATGTTGCCTTAAGGGTTGCTGATTGAAAATCAGTTACATTTACACCATGAACCCTACCTTTTATTGCTTTTGCACATTCAATAAGATGTGTAAAATCAATACCTTTTGGCGGTGCCATTTCTGCAGTAACTGCAAATTCTCCTTTTTCAAACGCTTCTTTTAAAAGGCTCATTATTATTATCCCCCTTTGTCTTATTGCTTATTTAGAGTGTGCATTTATTGCATACATCTTTTAAATCTATTCTATTTGGGTGTACATTTATTGCGTAGTTTCTCGGTTCTCTGATAACTTCAAGATTATCAAGTTTATTTAGCTTCTTTAATTTTTCATAAATTTGTATCCATGCACAATCATGCTCTGGTTTAACCTCACATTTACCATCCTTCGTAGCACCGCCGCATGGTCCATTTAATAATCCCTTGGAGCATTTTGTAACAGGGCATATACCACCGGTCCATCCAAGCTGACAATTACCACATGCTAAACAAACTTCCTCATACTGTCCTACCCTTTCAACCTCGCCGATAAACATGGTGTTATTACCGGGATATGCAGGTATATCTGTGAGCTTTGCTATTGTCTGTGTGCCATCGCCACATGCAAGGGAAATTACTGCATCTGCTTCTGACAGCTCTTGCTTTAAACCCTTTAAATCTTTTCTAACCTGCATATAGTTGCAAGCGGGATCAAGTATTTTATAACCCAAAACCTGTTTTCCGTTTTCTTCAAGTTTCTTTTTCATCTCAAGGACTTCAGGTTCCCCACCAACCCTACATACAGTAGCGCAAAGTGAGCATCCTAAAATAACCACTTTTTTAGCATCTTTAAGATATTCAAGTATTTCTTCAAAAGGCTTTTTCTCTGAAATAACCATAACTCATTCCACCTCCATAATTAAATTAAAATCATAAATTGTTTTGCATCTTACATGCTGCGACAACATGTTTAGCTAAAATCGAAGTTGTGACAGACCCGACTCCTGCCGGGACCGGCGTTATCATTGAAGCTTTGCCGACACATGCTTCTGTATCTACATCGCCACATAAATTGCCCTGTTCATCAACATTAATTCCAACATCGATAACAACCGCTCCTTCTTTTACATAATCGGCTGTTACCATTTTAGCTTTACCAACGCCAACAACTAATATATCAGCCTTTGATGTAACTTCAGGCATATTCTTAGTCCTTGAATGGCAAATTGTTACTGTGGCGTTTTCATTTAGCAATAACATTGATACCGGCTTGCCAACAACCATTGACCTTCCAATTACTGCTGCATTAGCGCCTTTCATATTCACATTGTAGTGTTTTAATATTTCAATTACAGCTGTTGGTGTACATGGAGCAAAACCTGTTTTATCTCCTTCCATAAGCTTGGCAACATTTATAGGGCTAAAACAATCTACATCCTTTTCTGCAGCAATAACATATTTTATTACTTCTTCATCTAATTGTTTTGGAAATGGTCTGAATATCAAAATACCATTTACCGTTTTGTCCTGATTGATTTTTTTAAGCTCCTCGATAAAAGCATCTTGAGCAATATCCTCAGGATATTCTTTTACTTCTGTTTCTATTCCGATAGAAGAACATCTTTTAAGAGCACCTTTTTCATAAGCAATATCGCTTCCTTTTGCCCCTACTCTGACTATTGCAAGCTTCGGGGTTATGCCCTTGCCTTTAAGGTCATTAACTTCTGCTGTCAAAACTTCGGAAATTGCATCTGCAACTGGCTTACCTTTTATAATCTCACCCATAACAATATCCCCTTTATATAATTATTATATGGAAAAAATAAATTTAAGTTTTTGAAAAGAATTGTGTCTCCAATCCATTTTATATATTTGCCATCATTTTGTCAATATTTTTACAACCTTATCATATACTTCATCTGCAA
This is a stretch of genomic DNA from Aceticella autotrophica. It encodes these proteins:
- a CDS encoding carbon monoxide dehydrogenase accessory protein CooC, with protein sequence MGYKIAVAGKGGTGKTTFAGLLVDYLVKKGEGPILAVDADANANLNEVLGIEVEGTIGDIREDVLHKALKGNEYPGGMSKADYFKYRLNSAVSEGDNYDLLVMGRSQGPGCYCYVNDILKALIDSLSANYKYLVIDNEAGMEHLSRKVVDNIDVLFLISDCSRRGIQTVGRIRDLADELKIRVNKIYLIVNKAPEGKINEGIKEEIEKQNLNLLGVLPMDPMIYDYDSNAIPLVKLPEDSIYKKAFKDILSKIEFKK
- the lpdA gene encoding dihydrolipoyl dehydrogenase, with translation MKLIVIGGGYAGYVAAIKAAMLGAEVTLIEKGNIGGNCINAGSISSKALLAPLEIMENVFTADKFGVKIEGDIKLDFNYMVSRKDSILKQLVSRIECILKTRGVKIIRGTAKLLSKKTVEVIMKDDRKKLLEADKIIIATGSVPVVPPMFPYDGKHVITSDEVLSLKKLPESLVVAGGGPIGCEIGQLLSKLGTDVKIIEKHDCLISSFEDEELANELQSVLKRDKVQLILGDSIKSVEVKDGKVYTNLESGKKLKSELMLLSVGRKAYIDGLRLEELGVAIERGKIVVNDKLETNIEGILAVGDVNNTISLANVALMEGIVAAENAFNKDKRMNYKAVPRCIFTLPEIAAVGVTEKQLKDKNIKYKVGRFNFAEQAKAEIVGKTQGFVKVIADKDDKIIGASIFGAHATDLLAELTLAVHLSLTCQEMGNVIYSHPTLSEAIMEALHDVNNGSVHSIK
- a CDS encoding methylenetetrahydrofolate reductase; translation: MSLLKEAFEKGEFAVTAEMAPPKGIDFTHLIECAKAIKGRVHGVNVTDFQSATLKATSLATCRILQEQGLEPVLQITGRDRNRIAIQGELLSAGVFGIENVLALTGDHTTVGDHPGAMPVYDLDSVGILQAASALMGGKDMSGNELAGTPKYFLGACVTPRYDPVELQVLKMKKKIKAGARFFQTQAVYDMETLRNFRELTKNLDAKLMVGIVPLKSAGMAKYMNNNVPGIFVPDELIERLKAAEDKVKEGIKIAGEFIKAVREEGLCDGAHIMAIGAEENVPAILDEAGL
- a CDS encoding methylenetetrahydrofolate reductase C-terminal domain-containing protein, which codes for MVISEKKPFEEILEYLKDAKKVVILGCSLCATVCRVGGEPEVLEMKKKLEENGKQVLGYKILDPACNYMQVRKDLKGLKQELSEADAVISLACGDGTQTIAKLTDIPAYPGNNTMFIGEVERVGQYEEVCLACGNCQLGWTGGICPVTKCSKGLLNGPCGGATKDGKCEVKPEHDCAWIQIYEKLKKLNKLDNLEVIREPRNYAINVHPNRIDLKDVCNKCTL
- a CDS encoding bifunctional 5,10-methylenetetrahydrofolate dehydrogenase/5,10-methenyltetrahydrofolate cyclohydrolase yields the protein MGEIIKGKPVADAISEVLTAEVNDLKGKGITPKLAIVRVGAKGSDIAYEKGALKRCSSIGIETEVKEYPEDIAQDAFIEELKKINQDKTVNGILIFRPFPKQLDEEVIKYVIAAEKDVDCFSPINVAKLMEGDKTGFAPCTPTAVIEILKHYNVNMKGANAAVIGRSMVVGKPVSMLLLNENATVTICHSRTKNMPEVTSKADILVVGVGKAKMVTADYVKEGAVVIDVGINVDEQGNLCGDVDTEACVGKASMITPVPAGVGSVTTSILAKHVVAACKMQNNL